One segment of Synechococcus sp. A15-24 DNA contains the following:
- a CDS encoding BMC domain-containing protein — translation MANETMGIALGMIETRGLVPAIEAADAMTKAAEVRLIGREFVGGGYVTVLVRGETGAVNAAVRAGADACERVGDGLVAAHIIARPHREVEPALGNGNFLGQKD, via the coding sequence ATGGCTAACGAAACCATGGGCATCGCCCTCGGCATGATCGAGACCCGCGGTCTGGTCCCCGCCATCGAGGCAGCTGATGCCATGACCAAGGCTGCCGAAGTGCGCCTGATCGGTCGTGAGTTCGTCGGCGGCGGCTACGTCACCGTTCTGGTGCGCGGCGAAACCGGCGCTGTGAACGCTGCTGTGCGCGCCGGCGCTGATGCCTGCGAGCGCGTCGGCGACGGCCTCGTGGCTGCTCACATCATTGCCCGCCCCCACCGCGAAGTGGAGCCTGCACTGGGCAACGGCAACTTCCTCGGTCAGAAGGACTGA
- a CDS encoding non-canonical purine NTP pyrophosphatase, which translates to MRRLTIATGNPIKVAEIEAMLGPLRLEVQRQPNDLDVDETGATYLENASLKASAAALRTNEWALADDSGLEVDALRGAPGLFSARYASGNDAKIQRLLEELNSSPYRSACFRSTMVISDPSGTCVASAEGVCWGELLLKPAYAGGGFESLLWVREARCTYGELNAAQLTRLGSRGKAARALAPDLRRLLRLN; encoded by the coding sequence GTGCGACGTCTAACCATTGCCACCGGCAACCCCATCAAGGTCGCCGAGATTGAAGCAATGCTTGGACCGTTGCGTCTCGAGGTCCAGCGTCAACCCAATGATCTCGACGTTGACGAGACAGGAGCGACTTATCTGGAGAACGCTTCATTGAAAGCCAGTGCCGCTGCGTTGCGCACCAACGAATGGGCCCTGGCGGATGATTCCGGCTTGGAAGTTGATGCCTTACGCGGTGCCCCGGGTTTGTTTTCCGCCCGTTACGCCAGCGGCAACGACGCCAAAATTCAGCGTCTACTGGAGGAACTCAACAGTTCCCCCTATCGGAGTGCCTGTTTCCGCAGCACGATGGTGATCAGCGATCCTTCCGGCACTTGTGTGGCCTCAGCCGAAGGGGTCTGCTGGGGTGAACTGCTGCTGAAACCGGCCTATGCCGGCGGTGGCTTCGAATCGCTGTTGTGGGTGCGGGAAGCCCGTTGCACCTACGGGGAGCTCAACGCAGCCCAACTCACCCGTCTGGGGAGCCGTGGCAAAGCGGCACGCGCCCTGGCACCGGATCTTCGACGCCTGCTGAGATTGAACTGA
- a CDS encoding BMC domain-containing protein: MTRFASFEARERRRGGSALVTGTEVKPPQGGASCVVTTDSESPRLQRQNSHVQSIELRTHVFIDSLQPQLAAYMGSVSQGFLPIPGDACLWMEVSPGMAVHRVTDIALKASDVRLGQMVVERAFGSMALYHRDQSTVLHSGDVVLEAIGSTIEQRSPADVSWTEVIRAITPDHAVLINRQNRRGSMIEAGMSMFILETEPAGYVLIAANEAEKASNITLVDVKAVGAFGRLTLAGREGDVEEAAAAAMRAIETVNRRSTLR; the protein is encoded by the coding sequence ATGACCCGTTTCGCCAGCTTCGAGGCCCGGGAGCGGCGGCGCGGTGGAAGCGCTCTCGTGACCGGCACTGAGGTGAAACCTCCCCAGGGAGGTGCGAGTTGTGTTGTGACCACGGATTCCGAATCCCCCAGGTTGCAACGCCAGAACAGCCATGTGCAGTCGATCGAGCTGCGCACCCATGTGTTCATCGACTCATTGCAGCCTCAATTGGCGGCTTACATGGGTTCGGTGAGCCAAGGATTTCTGCCCATTCCGGGCGATGCCTGTCTGTGGATGGAGGTGTCGCCGGGTATGGCGGTTCACCGCGTGACGGACATCGCCCTCAAGGCGAGTGATGTGCGCCTTGGCCAGATGGTGGTGGAACGTGCCTTCGGATCGATGGCGCTTTATCACCGTGACCAGAGCACGGTGCTTCATTCCGGTGATGTGGTGCTGGAAGCGATCGGCAGCACCATCGAGCAGCGTTCCCCCGCTGATGTGAGTTGGACGGAGGTGATCCGGGCGATCACCCCGGATCATGCGGTGTTGATCAACCGCCAGAACCGCCGTGGCTCGATGATCGAGGCCGGCATGAGCATGTTCATTCTCGAAACAGAGCCCGCTGGCTACGTACTGATTGCGGCGAATGAAGCGGAAAAAGCGTCCAACATCACCTTGGTGGACGTGAAAGCCGTCGGTGCCTTTGGCCGGCTCACCCTGGCCGGACGGGAAGGGGATGTGGAGGAGGCTGCTGCTGCGGCTATGCGGGCCATTGAAACCGTCAACCGACGTTCCACGTTGCGCTGA
- a CDS encoding ferredoxin:protochlorophyllide reductase (ATP-dependent) subunit N, protein MAGPTLLKESGPREVFCGLTSIVWLHRRMPDAFFLVVGSRTCAHLIQSAAGVMIFAEPRFGTAILSERDLAGLADAYEELDRVARELLQRRPEIRTLFLVGSCPSEVIKLDLARAAERLNDELQGRVRVVNYSGSGIETTFTQGEDGALAALVPLLPSSAERQLLLVGTLADAVEDRLIHLFGRLGIDRVRSLPPRQSTALPPVGPGTTVLLTQPFLTDTARLLRNRGATVLTAPFPLGAEGSRRWMEAAAQAFEVAPSHVATVLDPLMERARIALEPHREVLAGKRIFLLPESQLELPLARFLQRECGMELVEVGTPYLNRDQMAEELALLPEGTPVMEGQHVELQLDRVRDSAPDLVVCGMGLANPLEAEGIATKWSIELVFSPIHGIDQAGDLAELFSRPLRRRQLIHPGLHPTQPDQPVHA, encoded by the coding sequence ATGGCCGGGCCAACCCTGCTGAAGGAAAGCGGACCGCGGGAGGTGTTCTGCGGTCTTACCTCGATTGTGTGGCTGCACCGGCGCATGCCGGATGCCTTTTTTCTTGTTGTGGGGTCACGGACCTGCGCACACCTGATCCAAAGCGCCGCCGGCGTGATGATCTTTGCCGAACCTCGGTTTGGCACCGCCATTCTCAGCGAGCGGGATCTGGCGGGCCTGGCGGACGCCTATGAGGAACTGGACCGTGTGGCTCGGGAACTGCTGCAGCGGCGCCCAGAGATCCGCACCCTGTTTCTGGTGGGGTCCTGCCCCAGTGAGGTGATCAAGCTGGACCTAGCCCGGGCGGCCGAGCGGCTCAACGACGAACTGCAGGGCCGCGTGCGGGTGGTGAATTACTCCGGCAGCGGCATCGAAACCACCTTCACCCAAGGGGAGGATGGAGCGTTGGCGGCATTGGTGCCGCTGCTGCCCAGCAGCGCTGAACGGCAGCTGCTGCTGGTGGGCACCCTCGCCGACGCTGTAGAGGATCGCCTGATCCACTTGTTCGGACGCCTGGGGATCGACAGGGTCCGCAGCCTGCCGCCGCGCCAGTCGACCGCGCTGCCACCGGTGGGCCCCGGAACCACCGTGCTGCTCACCCAGCCGTTCCTCACCGACACCGCCCGCCTGCTGCGCAACCGCGGCGCCACGGTACTCACCGCCCCCTTCCCGCTGGGAGCGGAGGGCAGTCGACGCTGGATGGAGGCGGCCGCCCAAGCCTTCGAGGTGGCACCCAGCCACGTGGCAACTGTGCTGGATCCCCTGATGGAGCGGGCGCGCATCGCCCTGGAACCCCATAGGGAGGTGCTGGCGGGCAAGCGCATCTTCCTGTTGCCCGAATCACAGCTGGAGCTTCCCCTGGCCCGTTTTCTGCAGCGGGAATGCGGCATGGAGCTGGTGGAAGTGGGCACGCCATACCTGAACCGCGATCAGATGGCCGAGGAGCTGGCCCTGCTGCCGGAGGGCACCCCCGTGATGGAGGGACAGCACGTGGAGCTGCAGCTCGACCGGGTGCGTGACAGCGCACCGGATTTGGTGGTCTGCGGCATGGGGCTGGCCAATCCGCTGGAGGCCGAGGGCATCGCCACCAAGTGGTCGATCGAGCTGGTGTTCAGTCCGATTCACGGCATCGACCAGGCCGGAGACCTGGCGGAGCTCTTCTCCAGGCCATTGCGGCGTCGCCAACTGATTCACCCCGGGCTTCATCCGACACAACCCGACCAACCCGTGCACGCCTGA